In Pseudomonas grandcourensis, the DNA window CGTGGCGATTTGTACCGGCTGGTCCGGGCTCAGGTGGCAACCACGCAGGAGATACTTGGCGTAGGCATCTCCTTTGATCCCAATGCACTCGATGGTGCTGACGAGAGCACCGTCAATGGTGCCGACTTCACCGGCAATGCCAGTGGCCGCTTTGCGGTGTACGTTTCATCGATGCAGAACTTCATTCTCGAGGAAAAGGAAATGCAGGACGACGGCGATCCTGCAAAAGCGTGGTGGAACTGCCCGAAGAAAACCCGCAAGGCTTGTTTGATCGAGCCCTATTCCTTTGAGCTCAACGGTGTTCCGACGCTGACCTCCAGCATCGCGCTACCGTTGTTGGACAGCGGTAAGTTCATCGGTGTGGTCAGCGTTGATCTGCCCCTGAGCAGCTTGCAAAACATTGCGCAGAAAGCCAGTGCCTCGATGTTCGAAGGTCAGGGGCAACTGACCTTCATCAGTGCCGCCGGTGTCGTGATGGGTAGAAGCGGCGATCCGGCTTCGTTGGGGAAATCCATCAAGGACATTTTCCCGCGACAGGCGGCTGAGATGTTCGAAGGGGCCAAGTCGGATAAAACCCTGGCAATCGATGCAGCTGACAATGCCAACATCCTGCTCGTCGTGCCGTTTTCCCCGATCCCGAACGCCAGCCAATGGATGACGGTCATCGAAGTACCGCGTGCCACGTTGATGGCGTCGGTCGAGGCGTTGCAACAGGTGCTGGACCAGTCAAATCGGAGGTCTGTGATCGCGCAAGTGGCGACCGGGATCGGTGTCACCCTGGCCGGTACATTGCTGATGGGATTGTTGGCGGTGAGCGTCACGCGGCCTATTCGTCGGGTGTCCGAAATGCTTGAAAACATCGCCCATGGCGAGGGCGATCTGACCCAGCGGCTCAAGGCTGAGCGCCGCGATGAAATGGGCGCGTTGGTGGGGTGGTTCAACCGTTTCCTCGATAAGCTGCAACCGATTATTGCGCAAGTCGGCCAGAGCGTATTGGAGACCCGATCCACCGCCGACCAGGCGTCTTCGATTGCCACCCAGACCAGTAGCGGCATGCAGCAGCAACTGCGCGAGGTCGAGCAAGTCGCGACGGCCACCCATGAGATGAGCG includes these proteins:
- a CDS encoding methyl-accepting chemotaxis protein — translated: MRDTAAVVSDSSTDSLSRASMQYLEATGHLQASGIEQRFLASQMFTRSLATQIVMMRRQARQNGLAPKQLRGDLYRLVRAQVATTQEILGVGISFDPNALDGADESTVNGADFTGNASGRFAVYVSSMQNFILEEKEMQDDGDPAKAWWNCPKKTRKACLIEPYSFELNGVPTLTSSIALPLLDSGKFIGVVSVDLPLSSLQNIAQKASASMFEGQGQLTFISAAGVVMGRSGDPASLGKSIKDIFPRQAAEMFEGAKSDKTLAIDAADNANILLVVPFSPIPNASQWMTVIEVPRATLMASVEALQQVLDQSNRRSVIAQVATGIGVTLAGTLLMGLLAVSVTRPIRRVSEMLENIAHGEGDLTQRLKAERRDEMGALVGWFNRFLDKLQPIIAQVGQSVLETRSTADQASSIATQTSSGMQQQLREVEQVATATHEMSATSQEVARNASMAATAARNGDVAARSCKGTIQTAAHSIQSLAHHMSGAMTGVRQLADSSEKIGSVLDVIRTIAQQTNLLALNAAIEAARAGETGRGFAVVADEVRHLAQRTQDSVSEIQGVIESLQSGTRDVVGAMQSQHRQADASAAQALEAVDALAHVSQNIEIMTDLNLQIASAAEEQSAVTEEVNRTVSAIRDVTGALVEQAGQSARISQSLNDLANQQQVLMNNFRV